From Actinomycetota bacterium, a single genomic window includes:
- the ftsE gene encoding cell division ATP-binding protein FtsE, whose product MISLQRVTKVYRNGTTALDDVSMEVEKGEFVFIVGASGSGKSTMIRLLLKEDEATKGDIYVAGKNVAKLTAWKVPHLRRNIGTVFQDFKLLQDKTVFENVAFALEVIGKTKNVIDQRVPEILDLVGLGDKLNNYPDELSGGEQQRVSLARACVNRPLVLLADEPTGNLDPSTSVDIMRLLDKVNRIGTTIVMATHDQAIVDAMRRRVIELEKGKVVRDQARGVYS is encoded by the coding sequence ATGATCAGTCTTCAGCGCGTCACGAAGGTGTACCGGAACGGCACGACGGCGCTCGACGACGTCTCCATGGAGGTCGAGAAGGGCGAGTTCGTCTTCATCGTCGGTGCTTCGGGTTCGGGGAAGTCGACGATGATCCGCCTCCTTCTCAAGGAGGACGAGGCGACAAAGGGCGACATCTACGTGGCGGGCAAGAACGTGGCCAAGCTCACCGCGTGGAAGGTGCCGCACCTGCGCCGGAACATCGGCACCGTCTTCCAGGACTTCAAGCTGCTGCAGGACAAGACGGTGTTCGAGAACGTCGCGTTCGCGCTCGAGGTGATCGGCAAGACGAAGAACGTCATCGACCAGCGCGTTCCTGAGATCCTCGATCTCGTCGGTCTCGGCGACAAGCTGAACAACTATCCGGACGAGCTCTCGGGTGGCGAGCAGCAGCGCGTGTCGCTCGCGCGCGCGTGCGTGAACCGGCCACTCGTCCTGCTCGCCGACGAGCCGACCGGCAACCTCGACCCCAGCACCTCCGTCGACATCATGCGGCTCCTCGACAAGGTCAACCGGATCGGGACCACCATCGTCATGGCCACGCACGACCAGGCGATCGTCGACGCCATGCGCCGGCGAGTCATCGAGCTGGAGAAGGGTAAGGTCGTCCGGGACCAGGCCAGAGGGGTGTACAGCTGA